The following proteins are encoded in a genomic region of Enterocloster clostridioformis:
- a CDS encoding M20 metallopeptidase family protein — protein MTIHELVASLEPEINTIREQIHENPELGLKEYNTSALIEKELRAKTHVDRIEHIGETGLLVEIKGTKPGIAHCIALRGDMDALPIKEDENHKLRSRTDGIMHACGHDVHTSILLGAVRVLEHYRNQIAGSILFFFQPSEETLQGGKLFAESPKIDFHTIDGVAALHVTPDLCAGKIGVRYGAILGSSDELTITVKGKGGHGAHPDTVIDPILLASQIVQALQMLVSRELAADQSGVVSLCSIQGGNAFNIIPDSVVLKGTIRALDSRVREHILKRIPEICKGVAAAGRGDAEVSIKLGPPPLINDSQWVDRVKRCGSKLLGHENVIELEHPSMGAEDFAFVMQKAPGVFVRFGSRSEGGPYGGLHSPHFYCDRKALTTGILTLAGIALDFFGVDFE, from the coding sequence ATGACAATACATGAATTAGTCGCTTCACTTGAACCTGAAATTAATACAATCCGCGAACAAATCCACGAAAATCCTGAGCTCGGACTTAAAGAATACAATACAAGCGCTCTCATAGAAAAAGAATTGCGAGCAAAAACTCATGTTGACAGAATTGAGCATATCGGCGAAACCGGACTTCTGGTGGAAATAAAGGGAACGAAACCGGGCATTGCTCACTGCATCGCACTTCGAGGAGACATGGATGCCCTCCCTATAAAAGAAGATGAGAACCATAAACTGAGAAGCAGGACAGACGGCATAATGCATGCCTGTGGACATGATGTACACACGTCCATCTTATTGGGAGCAGTGAGAGTTCTTGAGCATTACAGAAACCAGATTGCCGGATCCATTCTATTCTTTTTTCAACCGTCAGAGGAAACGTTACAAGGTGGAAAACTGTTTGCTGAAAGCCCCAAAATTGACTTCCATACCATTGACGGCGTGGCTGCCTTGCATGTAACACCTGACTTATGTGCTGGCAAAATTGGAGTGCGCTATGGCGCAATTCTGGGAAGCTCAGACGAGCTTACTATTACAGTAAAAGGAAAAGGCGGGCATGGCGCCCATCCGGACACAGTTATCGATCCCATCCTGTTAGCTTCCCAAATTGTACAGGCACTGCAGATGCTGGTATCCCGTGAGCTTGCGGCAGACCAATCTGGCGTTGTCTCCCTCTGCTCCATCCAGGGCGGAAACGCATTTAATATTATCCCCGACTCCGTTGTATTAAAGGGCACTATCCGCGCTCTGGATTCAAGAGTCCGGGAGCATATATTAAAAAGAATTCCCGAAATTTGTAAAGGTGTGGCTGCAGCTGGACGGGGTGATGCAGAAGTGAGCATCAAACTGGGCCCTCCTCCGCTAATTAATGACAGCCAATGGGTTGATCGGGTAAAGCGCTGCGGCAGCAAACTTCTTGGTCATGAAAATGTAATCGAGCTGGAACATCCCAGTATGGGAGCCGAAGATTTTGCGTTTGTAATGCAGAAGGCACCTGGTGTTTTCGTTAGATTTGGTTCACGAAGTGAAGGGGGGCCTTATGGGGGGCTCCATAGCCCTCACTTTTACTGTGACCGAAAAGCTCTCACCACAGGTATACTTACACTTGCTGGTATTGCTTTAGATTTCTTTGGGGTCGATTTTGAATAA
- a CDS encoding YfcC family protein has product MKERNKKSWFPNVYTILFLLAIVSAILTWIVPAGNYERVTEDNVTKVVAGTYHVISPNPQGPWEIFQALVTGFKNQSSLIYMILFVGAAVYMITETKAIDTIFMKLAKAVKGREEIAIFCVMFFMSLGGATGVFGNATLVLIPIGIFLSQAMGFDKTLGFFMIFFGQFAGFNVGWANAGVLGVAQSIAEVPLFSGFSARVIFHIVNFTLSYAFVIFYLHQIKKDPFRSLNYEQGLKVNDIMGYQDGELGDSPVTKVQVLSMLCMATGLAAVVIGALNFKWGADKISATFLVVCLLIGCVSCKDINVGFDRFIKGCASTVSAAFIVGFANCLTVLMSNGMILDTIVYWLAKPISHMGAVLGAGFMFLANALINFFISSGSGQAAAVMPIMVPIADLTGITRQVAVQAFQFGDGFTNCVIPTIGTLMGGLGFAGISYGKYLKKAMPLILVQIILAFFTLMFLQSIGWTGL; this is encoded by the coding sequence ATGAAAGAACGCAATAAAAAGTCATGGTTCCCTAACGTATACACAATCTTGTTTTTATTAGCAATTGTATCAGCCATTTTGACATGGATTGTCCCTGCTGGAAATTATGAACGTGTGACAGAAGATAATGTAACAAAGGTTGTGGCTGGCACTTACCATGTGATTAGTCCGAATCCTCAGGGACCTTGGGAAATTTTTCAGGCATTGGTAACAGGTTTTAAAAATCAGTCCAGCCTGATATACATGATTTTGTTTGTAGGCGCAGCAGTTTACATGATTACAGAAACAAAAGCAATTGACACAATTTTTATGAAATTGGCAAAAGCTGTAAAGGGCAGAGAAGAAATAGCTATTTTCTGTGTTATGTTTTTCATGTCCCTGGGCGGAGCCACTGGTGTATTCGGAAATGCAACCCTTGTTTTAATTCCCATTGGGATCTTCCTGTCACAGGCAATGGGATTTGATAAGACTCTTGGATTCTTTATGATTTTCTTCGGACAGTTTGCCGGTTTTAATGTCGGCTGGGCTAATGCGGGAGTATTGGGGGTGGCGCAGTCAATAGCAGAGGTACCACTGTTTTCCGGTTTCAGTGCCAGAGTGATTTTCCATATCGTAAACTTTACATTAAGTTATGCGTTCGTTATCTTTTATCTCCATCAGATAAAAAAGGACCCTTTCAGAAGCCTGAACTATGAGCAAGGCTTGAAAGTAAATGATATCATGGGATATCAGGACGGTGAATTAGGTGATTCCCCCGTAACAAAAGTTCAGGTACTGTCTATGCTGTGTATGGCGACAGGTCTGGCTGCGGTAGTAATCGGCGCATTGAATTTTAAATGGGGCGCTGACAAAATATCCGCAACATTTCTGGTCGTTTGTCTCTTAATAGGATGTGTAAGCTGCAAGGATATAAATGTAGGTTTTGACCGTTTCATTAAAGGCTGCGCAAGTACAGTAAGCGCTGCATTCATCGTGGGCTTTGCAAATTGCCTGACTGTACTAATGAGTAATGGCATGATTCTGGATACAATTGTATACTGGCTGGCAAAACCAATCAGCCACATGGGTGCTGTCTTAGGGGCAGGATTCATGTTCCTTGCTAATGCTCTTATTAATTTTTTCATTTCTTCCGGTTCCGGTCAGGCAGCAGCAGTTATGCCAATTATGGTTCCAATTGCAGATTTGACGGGCATTACAAGACAGGTTGCTGTACAGGCATTCCAGTTCGGAGATGGATTTACAAACTGTGTCATTCCTACCATCGGTACTTTGATGGGAGGTCTAGGTTTTGCAGGTATTTCTTATGGGAAATACTTAAAGAAGGCAATGCCTCTTATTCTTGTTCAGATAATTCTGGCGTTTTTTACACTAATGTTTCTTCAGAGCATAGGTTGGACCGGACTTTAG
- a CDS encoding Crp/Fnr family transcriptional regulator, producing MQLDNSSFTLPNKRNAVLERLIECHGETCVYPARKIFLTPGQKLQGVYYIITGRTRHYMIGTDGTEKILYTLSDGWFYGETPLSLRESTGLFSQAEVETRVRIIPYQDYEILLDTNKVFREAILESYSKKMLIMRHEIESLAFNSCKDRLKRLFCSTADTSYLLENKWYNLKVHYTQQELSAIIGSSRITISKTIKELCNEDFIRILNRNTQINAAAYNKVME from the coding sequence ATGCAGTTAGATAATTCTAGTTTTACTCTGCCAAATAAAAGAAATGCGGTATTAGAACGACTCATTGAATGTCATGGGGAAACATGTGTATATCCTGCAAGGAAGATTTTTCTGACACCAGGTCAAAAGCTTCAGGGGGTATATTATATAATCACAGGCAGAACACGCCACTACATGATAGGGACAGACGGAACTGAAAAGATTCTATATACTCTTTCTGATGGGTGGTTTTATGGCGAAACACCGTTGTCACTTCGGGAATCAACAGGATTATTTTCTCAGGCAGAAGTGGAAACTCGTGTTCGCATCATTCCCTATCAGGATTATGAGATACTGCTTGATACAAATAAGGTTTTCCGCGAAGCCATTCTTGAGAGTTACTCAAAAAAAATGTTAATTATGCGCCATGAAATTGAGAGCTTGGCTTTTAATTCCTGTAAGGATCGCTTAAAACGCTTATTCTGTTCCACAGCTGATACGTCCTATCTATTGGAAAACAAGTGGTATAATCTAAAGGTTCATTATACGCAACAGGAATTGAGCGCAATTATCGGTAGTTCCAGAATCACAATAAGCAAAACCATAAAGGAATTATGTAATGAGGATTTTATCCGGATTTTAAATCGCAATACGCAGATTAATGCTGCTGCATACAATAAGGTGATGGAATAG
- a CDS encoding FadR/GntR family transcriptional regulator — translation MNSKIQRTSLQSEIIRYIQNYIQENGLKPGDRLPSQEKLIEMMGVSRTSLREAMKTLEARNVLEAKNGKGIYVGSQEVNNLLRLIDFAREKELLLDTLEVRKILEREILRMVIHSVTQEELEELGAITRVLMAKFRRGEQQTAEDKKFHYTIYRLSHNQVMYQLILSISGVMDKFWEFPLNMEDPFLESLPLHEELYNAICEKNVKKAQTINERLLDAVYRDIRNQR, via the coding sequence ATGAACAGTAAAATACAGCGTACATCTCTTCAATCAGAGATAATCCGATATATACAGAATTATATCCAGGAAAATGGTTTAAAACCAGGTGACCGCCTCCCCTCACAGGAAAAACTGATAGAGATGATGGGGGTCAGCAGGACGTCCCTCAGGGAAGCCATGAAGACGCTGGAAGCCAGGAACGTACTGGAAGCAAAGAACGGCAAGGGCATCTATGTGGGAAGTCAGGAGGTCAATAACCTTTTGAGGCTGATTGATTTTGCCAGGGAGAAGGAACTTCTCCTGGACACCCTGGAGGTACGCAAGATATTAGAGCGTGAGATACTCCGCATGGTGATCCACTCCGTTACCCAGGAGGAGTTAGAAGAACTGGGAGCTATAACCAGGGTGCTGATGGCAAAATTCCGCCGGGGAGAGCAGCAGACCGCAGAGGATAAGAAGTTCCACTATACCATCTACCGCCTGTCCCATAACCAGGTTATGTATCAGCTGATTCTGTCCATCAGCGGCGTTATGGATAAGTTCTGGGAATTTCCCTTGAACATGGAGGACCCGTTTTTGGAAAGCCTTCCTCTTCACGAGGAGCTTTATAATGCCATCTGCGAAAAGAATGTCAAAAAAGCACAGACGATCAATGAAAGGCTTTTGGATGCTGTGTACAGAGATATCCGTAATCAACGCTAG
- a CDS encoding trans-sulfuration enzyme family protein → MTNQNEYLKSTKLITAHYGEEYEHYYNAIVPPVFMNSLNVFETLDDYYDFDRTDKHKYCYGRVQNPTVRILEDKIAALEHGVGALAFASGMAAATTAVLTACKAGSHVVCLHNAYGPLKDFLSKYCREHLDITLSYVTGDTVKEFEAAVTDATDLIVLESPSSVVFSLQDIRAVSRIAREHHALVYIDNTFCTPIYQQPLDMGADIVMHTTSKYIGGHSDIIGGMLAVKDEELMKKLTANRELLGGIVGPMEAWLMIRGLRTMEVRLAAHQAAAMEVAKFLEAHPKVRRVNYPGLPSHPQYELMKQQQTGNTGLMSFEIHGTTGDAIKVAESLKIFKIGVSWGGFESLVFLPHARLDEETCRVLGAAQNVIRIHCGLEGTEALISDLESALAKI, encoded by the coding sequence ATGACAAATCAGAATGAGTATCTAAAAAGTACAAAGCTAATCACGGCCCACTATGGGGAAGAGTACGAGCATTATTACAATGCTATCGTTCCCCCGGTATTCATGAATTCGCTTAATGTATTTGAGACCCTTGACGATTACTATGATTTTGACCGTACAGACAAGCACAAATATTGCTACGGGAGGGTGCAGAATCCTACGGTGCGCATACTGGAGGACAAGATAGCGGCCCTGGAGCACGGCGTGGGTGCCCTGGCTTTTGCATCCGGTATGGCGGCTGCCACCACGGCAGTCCTTACAGCCTGCAAGGCAGGCAGCCATGTGGTATGCCTTCACAATGCATACGGCCCCTTAAAGGACTTCCTCAGCAAATACTGCAGAGAACACCTGGATATTACCCTCTCTTATGTGACCGGCGATACGGTGAAGGAATTTGAGGCGGCTGTGACAGATGCCACGGACCTGATTGTGTTGGAGAGTCCGTCTTCAGTGGTGTTTTCCCTTCAGGATATACGGGCCGTGTCCCGGATTGCCAGGGAACACCATGCGCTGGTCTACATAGATAATACGTTCTGTACCCCGATTTATCAGCAGCCCCTGGATATGGGGGCGGATATCGTGATGCACACCACATCCAAGTACATTGGAGGACACAGCGATATCATCGGAGGTATGCTGGCGGTAAAGGACGAGGAACTCATGAAAAAGCTGACTGCCAACAGGGAGCTTTTGGGCGGAATCGTGGGTCCTATGGAGGCATGGCTTATGATAAGGGGACTGCGGACCATGGAGGTCAGGCTGGCGGCGCACCAGGCCGCGGCCATGGAGGTGGCAAAATTCCTGGAGGCCCATCCCAAGGTACGCCGGGTCAATTACCCCGGACTTCCCTCTCATCCCCAGTATGAGCTGATGAAGCAGCAGCAGACCGGCAACACCGGACTTATGAGCTTTGAGATTCATGGAACCACGGGGGATGCAATAAAGGTGGCGGAGAGCCTTAAGATATTCAAGATAGGTGTATCATGGGGCGGGTTTGAGAGCCTTGTGTTCCTGCCTCACGCCAGACTGGATGAGGAGACATGCCGGGTACTGGGGGCAGCACAGAATGTTATCCGCATCCACTGCGGACTGGAAGGTACAGAGGCCTTGATTTCAGATTTGGAATCAGCTCTTGCTAAGATATAG
- a CDS encoding ABC transporter substrate-binding protein, with the protein MKKKQLAAMALAAVMLTGCGGGSAAPDATKAADGGAATTAADAGGKEGGSQKAASGEAVTITLVESLTSPERTAVLREIADKYQAEHSNITIDIISPPLENADAKITQMLMNGSGADIVEVRDSTVTQYATNEWIADLQKYIDAWDEKDTLTESADEVIHYLKGGAYLIPYGFYQRGLFYRADWFEEKGLDQPETWQDIYDAGLAITDPANSRFGYSFRGGPSGYQYADTIYWSWIGTDKVADPNAAYFLKDGDGATIFTLPEVKEALHFYKDLFKNTCPTDSIAWGFSEMVQGFVGGTTAMLIQDPEVIATCSADMQDDQWALVPFPKGPSGQAVLPNGFAGWGMTSFTEHPDETADFLLYLSNSENNTYFAKNYSTIPIHNNAAEKDTYFSEGRFAMYMDMAKEPDVYRHAAYPQMYEAFATYKTEVDTMYQKYLTDEITDDELLQWLDEFWTQAYKDEGQKW; encoded by the coding sequence ATGAAGAAGAAACAATTAGCGGCAATGGCATTGGCGGCAGTGATGCTGACGGGATGCGGAGGCGGCAGCGCTGCTCCGGATGCCACAAAAGCAGCAGACGGAGGGGCGGCCACCACGGCGGCAGACGCAGGCGGAAAAGAGGGCGGCAGCCAGAAAGCGGCATCCGGGGAAGCCGTCACCATCACCTTGGTGGAATCCCTTACCAGCCCTGAGAGGACGGCTGTCCTGAGGGAAATTGCGGACAAATATCAGGCTGAGCACTCAAATATTACCATTGACATCATTTCCCCGCCTCTGGAGAATGCGGATGCCAAGATTACCCAGATGCTCATGAACGGCAGCGGAGCTGATATCGTGGAGGTGCGTGATTCCACTGTGACCCAGTATGCCACCAATGAATGGATTGCCGATCTTCAGAAGTACATTGACGCGTGGGATGAGAAGGACACCCTGACAGAGTCGGCCGACGAGGTAATTCATTATCTCAAGGGAGGCGCTTATCTGATTCCTTACGGATTCTATCAGAGAGGACTGTTCTACCGCGCGGACTGGTTTGAGGAGAAAGGGCTTGATCAGCCGGAAACATGGCAGGATATCTACGATGCAGGCCTGGCCATTACAGACCCCGCTAACAGCAGGTTTGGCTACTCCTTCCGCGGCGGCCCCAGCGGCTATCAGTATGCGGATACCATTTACTGGAGCTGGATTGGTACGGATAAGGTGGCGGATCCCAACGCGGCTTATTTCTTAAAGGATGGGGACGGCGCCACGATCTTTACCCTGCCAGAGGTAAAGGAGGCACTGCATTTCTACAAAGACCTGTTTAAAAACACCTGCCCAACTGACTCCATTGCGTGGGGATTCTCAGAGATGGTCCAGGGCTTTGTGGGCGGCACCACAGCCATGCTGATTCAGGATCCGGAAGTAATCGCCACCTGTTCCGCCGACATGCAGGATGACCAGTGGGCACTGGTTCCGTTCCCCAAGGGACCGTCCGGCCAGGCGGTACTCCCCAACGGATTTGCGGGCTGGGGCATGACATCCTTTACAGAGCATCCGGATGAGACCGCGGATTTCCTGCTGTACTTATCTAATTCCGAGAATAATACCTACTTTGCAAAGAACTACTCCACAATCCCGATTCACAACAACGCTGCCGAGAAGGATACATATTTCTCCGAGGGACGTTTCGCGATGTATATGGATATGGCAAAGGAACCGGATGTATACCGCCATGCGGCATACCCGCAGATGTACGAGGCATTTGCAACCTACAAGACAGAGGTTGATACCATGTATCAGAAATACCTGACCGATGAAATTACGGATGATGAGCTGTTACAGTGGTTAGATGAGTTCTGGACCCAGGCTTACAAGGATGAGGGCCAGAAGTGGTAA
- a CDS encoding carbohydrate ABC transporter permease, translated as MKQTSKLKMRRARFIFIMVLPAILFPMIFTYYPMIKGSLMAFQSYNLMNVKNIKWVGLDNFSKLFAHNTSNTFYSTMLNTVKWVGISLFVQFTVGFAMALLLKKKFKGSGLYQGLIFFPWAVSGFIIGIMWRWMFNGTSGVINDLLMRIHLIGQPVGWLASKNTALYSCIIANIWYGIPFFTIMITAALRGVSEDLYEAADVDGASPYQKFTNITVPCIRSVLLLTVLLRVIWIFNFPDLIYSMTQGGPAGSSNIITSYMMQLVQSLDYGLASAVGVLCILFLIVFAAIYLVAAKYTDEEA; from the coding sequence ATGAAACAAACGTCGAAATTAAAAATGAGGAGAGCCCGGTTCATCTTTATCATGGTTCTTCCTGCCATACTGTTTCCCATGATATTTACCTACTATCCGATGATAAAGGGGTCCCTGATGGCATTTCAGAGCTACAACCTGATGAATGTCAAGAATATCAAGTGGGTGGGTCTGGATAATTTCAGCAAGCTGTTTGCCCACAACACCAGCAATACCTTCTATTCCACCATGCTCAACACGGTTAAATGGGTGGGAATCTCCCTGTTTGTCCAGTTTACGGTGGGATTCGCCATGGCGTTGCTTCTGAAGAAGAAATTTAAGGGCTCCGGCCTTTACCAGGGTCTGATTTTCTTCCCCTGGGCTGTATCGGGATTTATTATCGGCATTATGTGGCGCTGGATGTTCAACGGAACCTCAGGCGTCATCAATGACCTGCTTATGAGGATACATTTAATCGGCCAGCCCGTGGGATGGCTGGCCAGCAAGAACACGGCCCTTTACTCCTGCATCATAGCCAATATATGGTACGGGATACCATTTTTCACCATTATGATAACGGCTGCCTTAAGGGGAGTGTCGGAAGACCTGTACGAAGCCGCGGATGTGGACGGCGCCAGCCCGTATCAGAAGTTTACCAACATCACAGTGCCCTGTATTCGTTCCGTGCTGCTTTTGACGGTTCTGCTGCGGGTTATCTGGATATTCAATTTCCCGGATTTAATTTACTCCATGACCCAGGGCGGGCCTGCGGGGTCCTCCAACATCATTACGTCCTACATGATGCAGCTGGTCCAGAGTCTGGATTACGGTCTGGCGTCAGCGGTGGGCGTGCTGTGTATCCTGTTCCTCATTGTATTTGCAGCCATTTATCTGGTTGCCGCCAAGTATACGGACGAAGAGGCATGA
- a CDS encoding carbohydrate ABC transporter permease — protein MTMKNKRRLKSLLKYFVLACFLVLTMFPFVWMLLTSLKGSQGEIYAFPVRYLPNPASAVNYVAMLWKGNFGRYMLNSFFSSAVAATCAVFIAILASYVISRFHFRFKNVLLLFFLVTQMIPMFIMLAPLYQLLAKAKMLNDLRSLAMLYTNMMIPFSVVTLCGFFDSVPKSLEEAAWIDGCGYFKALFKVVVPVIMPGIAATFIFAFINSWNELFMAVMFIDVDKFKTIPVGLNGLILKYDIKWGEMAAGTVMSLVPTMCLFAFAQKYMIEGLTAGSVKG, from the coding sequence ATGACAATGAAAAATAAGAGAAGGCTTAAAAGCCTGTTAAAATATTTTGTACTGGCATGTTTCCTTGTACTGACCATGTTTCCCTTTGTGTGGATGCTTCTCACATCCTTAAAGGGGTCCCAGGGGGAAATCTATGCGTTTCCGGTCCGGTATCTGCCCAATCCGGCATCCGCTGTCAACTATGTGGCCATGCTGTGGAAGGGCAATTTCGGCCGGTATATGCTGAATTCCTTTTTCTCCTCAGCGGTGGCAGCCACCTGTGCGGTGTTTATTGCCATACTGGCCAGCTATGTCATAAGCAGGTTCCACTTCCGGTTTAAGAACGTACTTCTGCTGTTTTTCCTGGTAACGCAGATGATTCCCATGTTCATCATGCTGGCGCCGTTATACCAGCTCCTGGCAAAGGCGAAGATGCTAAACGACCTGCGCAGCCTGGCCATGCTCTACACAAATATGATGATTCCCTTCTCCGTGGTGACATTGTGCGGCTTTTTTGACAGCGTGCCAAAATCCCTGGAGGAGGCTGCCTGGATAGACGGATGCGGCTATTTCAAGGCATTGTTTAAGGTGGTGGTGCCGGTCATCATGCCCGGCATAGCGGCTACATTTATATTTGCATTTATCAACTCATGGAATGAACTTTTCATGGCAGTCATGTTTATAGATGTGGATAAGTTCAAGACCATACCAGTGGGACTTAACGGCCTGATTCTTAAATATGATATTAAATGGGGCGAGATGGCGGCAGGAACCGTCATGTCACTGGTACCTACCATGTGTCTATTTGCCTTTGCCCAGAAATATATGATAGAAGGGCTTACGGCAGGTTCGGTTAAAGGTTAA